In Deinococcus sp. Leaf326, the sequence CGCGGACGTACACGCGCGAGCGGCGAGGCCTGGAGACCGGCACCCTGCGGCTGGCAGCCAGCAGTACAGTCGCCGCGTCGCTGTTGCCCGGGATGCTGGCGGCCTACCACGAGCAGTCCCCCGGCGTGGCCTTCGAGATCCGGCAGGGCAATACCCAGGAGGTGCTGGGGGCCCTTCAGGCCGGGCAGGTCGAGGTGGCCCTGATCGAGGGCCCGCCCGGGCACCTGGCCGCCGGCTGGCAGGTGGCCGTGTTCCGGTACGACGAGCTCGTGCTGGTCGCGGCGCCCGGCCATCCCCTGGCGAGGGAGTCCGAACTGGGCACGGCGGTGCCCCTCCCCCTGATCTGGCGCGAGCATGGCTCCGGCACGCGGGAGGTGGCCGAACAGGCCCTCGCTGGGGCCGGCCTCCTGACCTCCAGCCTGCTGGAACTGCCCGGGACCGAGGCGGTCAAGGAGGCCGTCATCCAGGGGCTGGGGCTGGCTCTGCTGCCCGAACTGCGGGTCCGGCGGGAACTCCAGCACGGCGTCCTCGTCCGGGTGCCGCTCGCGTTGCCGGGTCTGCGGCGGCCCCTGAGCCGCGTCAGCGCGGAGGCCGAGCAGCTGTCTCACGCGGCGCGGTCCTTCCTGCGGACGCTCGAACAGGTCACGGTGTGCTGAAGCCCGGCGGGGGAGAGCGCGGCAGACCCTGACGCCCTATCCTGTTGCCGCCCAGCAGTCCGGTCCGGCACCGAGCGGCACCGGCCGACCCACGCACCCGGACCCCACAAATCTGCGGGACAAAGGCACGGCCTCATCCCGCAGATTTCACCTGTCCCCAGGGGTGTGCCCAAAGGGGTTGACCTGCCCCGGGGCTCAGCCGGCGTGCACCGGCACGATGAGACTCTGGAGGTCTCTGGGATACAGGCTGAGCCGTTCCGCACCCGTCTCGGTGATGACCAGCGTGTCGGAATGGCGGAACCCGCCCAGGCCAGGCACGTAGATGCCTGGTTCGACCGAGAAGATCATGCCGGGCCGGATCTCGGTGTGGTCGTTGAGGTCGAGAAAGGGATGCTCATGGCCTTCCATCCCGAAGGCGTGTCCGGTGTGATGGCGGACATAGGGCAGCGCTCCCCTGGCCTCCAGAACGTCCCGGACCTCCTGCTCGACCTCGGAACACCGCCGGCCGGGGCGCAGGGCCGCCATACCGGCGTCCTGCGCCGCCAGCATGTCGGCGAAACTGCGTTCCTGTTCGGGGGTGGGGTCGCCGACGAACATCGTGCGTTCCAGCTCGCTTTCGTAGCCTCCAACCACGCCGTAGGCCCCCGTGACCAGCGTGTCGCCGGCCTGCACGCCGCCCACCTGGTGCAGGCCGTGCGGGTTGGCGGTGTTGCGCCCGCGGATGAACATGGTGTTGGCAGGCAGGCCCTCGCGCGCTTTGGGCACGTACCGCTGTCCCAGCGCGCCGAGCATGTCCCGCGTGGCCTGAAGACTGGTCTCGTGAGACACCAGAATCTCGTCGCTGCCGATCTTCAGGGCGCGCTGCATGAGGGCATGGGCGTAGTCTCCCCAGCGGCACGCCTCGCGGATCAGGGCGATTTCGGCCGGGCTTTTCAGGGCCCGCGCGTCGTCAATGAGTTCCAGTCGCTCGTGCACCGGTACCCCGGCGACCTGACTCAGCCGGGGGCCGCGGTAGCCCCACCGCGCTTCGTAGCCGTCGAGGTCGGCGGCGAGGGCGCGCGCCTGCGGAAACCTCGCCCGCAGCTCCCGGCCCAGGGTCTGCAGGGGATGTTCGCCGCTGCCGCCGCCGGGATATTCGGGGTAGATGACCGCCTCGCCGAGCTCCGGGCACTGCTGCTGCACATGCCCGGTTTCCAGCGAGGGAATGAACAGAGTGCATTCGCCCTCGTCGGTGATGATGGCCGCGACCGGCCGCTCGGTGGCGGCGAAATAAAATCCCGTGAGGTAGGACACCCGCGTGGGTCCGAATACCACCATCACGCCGTATCCTTCCTGCTGGAGCGTGCGGGCCAGGCGACCGCGCCGGTCCCGGTATTCCTGGGGCGAGATGTCGAGCAGGGCCGAGTCCGGCCTGGAATCAGGCGGAGTCATCGTCATGTGAGCCGCACCTCCGCTATGGGGTCGAGCACTTGGGCGGGGGCCAGCATCAGGTCGTGGGCGGCGCGCTGCGCGATGACCCGGATCTGCTGGCTGAGTTCGGGCACGCGCTCCCGCGTCAGCCGGCCCGACGGTCCGGCCACGCCCAGGGCCGCGATGACCTTGCCGGCTCCATTGAGCAGCGGCGCGGACAGGCAGCGGACCCCGAGTTCGCGTTCCTCGTCGTCCTCGGCGTAGCCCTGTTCCCGCACAGTCTGGAGCTCAGCCTGAAGGCGCCCCCAGCTCACGATGGTGTGGGGGGTGCGCGCGATGAACCCGACCTTCTGCACGATCATTTCGACGCTGTTGCCCGGCAGGTCGGCCAGGAACAGTTTGCCGACGTCCGAGCAGGTCAGGGGCGTGACGCTGCCCGGCGTGGTGAACATCCGCATCATGGTGAGGGGTTCAAGCTGGCTGAGGTACATGGCGGTCGTGCCGTAGAGCTCGGCCAGGTGGGCCGTCTCGCCGGTCGCGTCGACCAGTTCCTGAAGGTAGGGCCGCACCCGCCGGACGAGGTCGTAACGCAGGTACAGCGACCGCGAGATCTCGACGATCTCGGGCCCGATGTCGTAGCGCTTGTTCACGGGGTCCTGGTGGACGTACCCCTTGGCCAGGAGCGTCTGGAGAATCCGGTGGATCGTGCTGGGGGCGAGCTGCATCTGCTGAGACAGCTCCGCGACGCTCAGCGGACGGTGCGCAGAGACGAGAGTGCCAACCATGTCGAGGGCCCGCTCGACACTTTGCACGTTCTCGCTCATGCGCTGACGGAGCTCCGGGGGGTGAACATGAGCAGGCTCCTGGGCGAGTGCATCTGACCATAAAGATAGTCGATGAACTCCCGGCGGTTCTCGGGGGTGGTGCGCTCGCGGACTTCACGTACGGCCTCGTCTCCGAACCAGTACGAACCGATGAAGGGGCCACGGAAGGGGTAGCTGGCGAAGCGCACGCGGCCCTCGATCCAGGGGCGCTGGCCGTAGCTGTGCTCTTCGAGATACGCGATGACCCGCGCCTCGGGCCAGTTCTCGCCCATCTGGTACCACGCGGCGCTCGTGGCGGTGGCGCTGCGCAGGCGGCGCAGGGCGCGGTGCAGCAGGTCGCCGTCGTTCTCGACCCAGTCGATCAGGTGGACGCCCTGGTCTCCGATGCCTTCCTGCACGCAGCCCGTGACCGCGTTGGTGGTGCACAGCAGGACGTCGGCCGTGCTGCGGCCCTGTTCGGCCCAGTCGCGGGTCATGAGCAGCTGGGTCGAGTGGCCGGGAAAGACCTCGTGGGCGACGAGGTGCTTGAGGGCCGCGCGCGTGAAACTCAGGTCCACGTTGAGGTCCATCTGGCCCTCGTCGAAGTTGCAGCGCGCCGTGAACGGAACGCCCCGCAGGGTGTTCAGGCGCATCTGGTAGTCGCCCGTCGGGTAGATCAGGGCGTCGGTCCGCGCCTGGGCATCGGCCATGAGACGCTGGAATTCGGCTTCCAGGTGCTCGGGGGCGATGGCCTCCTCGGCCTCCCAGCGGGCCACCCGTTCGGCCACGGTGCCCTGCTGGTAGCCGGCGCGGATGAGCACGCGGTCGATGTCGAGCTTCATGTCCTCGATCTGCGCCATCGGAATGGGCTGCGCGGGGATGCCGATGAGGCCCTCGAGTTTTTCCTTGAAGCTCAGCTCCTCGCCCTCGAACAGGCGGGCGGCCGTTCTCAGCGAGCGGAACATGTCGTCCAGGAAGGCGCGGCGCGGTCCGTCGGACAGCTGCGCCGCGTCGCGCTCGAGTTCGCTGATGGCGTGCTGCACGGCGTCCCAGTCCTCGAATGCGGTAGGGGGGACGAGGTGGGCGCCCAGATAGATGGGCACCAGGCCTTCGCTGTCCAGCACGCCGTGTCCGCGTGAGAGACGGCGCTCGAGCTGATCCATTCCGGTGGTCAGTGCAGTGAGACGGCGGCCGATTTCGTGGTCCTGAGGCGTAGGCATCGTCATATTGGGCTCCTTTGGAGCTTTCATCGTAGGCGTTAATTCCGTCTTACGGAATGCCTATCTAGACATATTGTTCCGCAGTGTGGAATTTCTTTCATGCTTCGACTTGACTTTGCCCTGACCTACAGCTCACACTCGGTGGCAAGCATTACAAGTAGTTGCAGGAATTGGCCGTGTAAACGCTCTAAGTCCCCTATTCAGGAGGTCCTATGAAGTTTAGCCCCTTGCTGTCGCGTTCCGCATCCCGGAAAGCCCCCCTGTTCCTCGCCCTTAGCGCCGTTCTGCTCTGCGGAACCGCATCGGCGCAGCAGCGGGGCGGCACGCTTACCGTCGGCCTGAGCTACGACATCGACACCCTCAACGTCTATTCCACTGGCTACCTGGGAGACGTGCAGGCCACGGTCGTCGAGGGTCTGCTGGCGCCGGACAAGAACGCCAACTACGTTCCGGTGCTTGCCACGGTCGTTCCGACCCTCAAGAACGGGGGCATCAAGCTCAGTGCCGACGGCAAGAAGATGACCATCACCTACAAGCTGCGGCGGGACGTGAAGTGGTCTGACGGCAAGCCGTTTACCAGCGCCGACGTGAAGTTCACCTGGGAAGCCATCAAGAATCCCAAGTTCACGGCCGAGTCCAAGGATGGCAGCGAGGACATCGAGTCCATCACGACGCCCGACGCCTACACGGCGGTCGTGAACTACAAGCGGGTCGCCCCCGACTACGCCAGCACGCTGTTCACCTTCGGCATCTTCCCGAAGCACGCCCTTGAAGGGAAGGACCTCAATACCGACGTCTACAACGAAAAGCCCCTGGGCACCGGACCGTTCAAGGTCAAGGAGTTCCGCCGGGGCCAGTACGTGATCGTCGAGCGCAATCC encodes:
- a CDS encoding LysR substrate-binding domain-containing protein encodes the protein MSLNPEHLLTFARVARLGSLSAAAEELHLTQPAVSSQIKLLTQAVGEPVLTRHRMGVRLTGAGEGLLVHAQALTRVMEGARTYTRERRGLETGTLRLAASSTVAASLLPGMLAAYHEQSPGVAFEIRQGNTQEVLGALQAGQVEVALIEGPPGHLAAGWQVAVFRYDELVLVAAPGHPLARESELGTAVPLPLIWREHGSGTREVAEQALAGAGLLTSSLLELPGTEAVKEAVIQGLGLALLPELRVRRELQHGVLVRVPLALPGLRRPLSRVSAEAEQLSHAARSFLRTLEQVTVC
- a CDS encoding IclR family transcriptional regulator; translation: MSENVQSVERALDMVGTLVSAHRPLSVAELSQQMQLAPSTIHRILQTLLAKGYVHQDPVNKRYDIGPEIVEISRSLYLRYDLVRRVRPYLQELVDATGETAHLAELYGTTAMYLSQLEPLTMMRMFTTPGSVTPLTCSDVGKLFLADLPGNSVEMIVQKVGFIARTPHTIVSWGRLQAELQTVREQGYAEDDEERELGVRCLSAPLLNGAGKVIAALGVAGPSGRLTRERVPELSQQIRVIAQRAAHDLMLAPAQVLDPIAEVRLT
- a CDS encoding Xaa-Pro peptidase family protein, translated to MTMTPPDSRPDSALLDISPQEYRDRRGRLARTLQQEGYGVMVVFGPTRVSYLTGFYFAATERPVAAIITDEGECTLFIPSLETGHVQQQCPELGEAVIYPEYPGGGSGEHPLQTLGRELRARFPQARALAADLDGYEARWGYRGPRLSQVAGVPVHERLELIDDARALKSPAEIALIREACRWGDYAHALMQRALKIGSDEILVSHETSLQATRDMLGALGQRYVPKAREGLPANTMFIRGRNTANPHGLHQVGGVQAGDTLVTGAYGVVGGYESELERTMFVGDPTPEQERSFADMLAAQDAGMAALRPGRRCSEVEQEVRDVLEARGALPYVRHHTGHAFGMEGHEHPFLDLNDHTEIRPGMIFSVEPGIYVPGLGGFRHSDTLVITETGAERLSLYPRDLQSLIVPVHAG